One Aquisediminimonas profunda genomic region harbors:
- a CDS encoding FecR family protein has product MAIDPKLLEEACDWQAALAGDDPDWEGFTLWLETSADHVAAYDIAMGLDDSVEAHKPAVAAAMPANDQSGDHAPVFRRRGIAAVLAALIAVPGALWFATLDRNVDIRSGNAPTEFALDARTRIALDRNSVLRHAKDDTSKIELASGSAQFEVDHDPSRRFSVQSGDVTIVDIGTRFAVERNGTQTGVSVAQGIVSIQLEKGGSWTVQAGQRALVDAGNVRIEPIDANTVALWRRGQLSYRDAPLSQVVREISRYTPQPVLVDPAIAGRHFSGVLTIGDGRALDKNLADFMGLRRVQEGGSVRISDRP; this is encoded by the coding sequence ATGGCGATTGATCCCAAGCTGCTTGAAGAGGCCTGCGACTGGCAGGCGGCTCTTGCTGGCGACGATCCTGACTGGGAGGGCTTCACCCTATGGCTCGAGACATCGGCTGATCACGTTGCGGCCTATGACATTGCCATGGGCCTCGACGATTCGGTCGAGGCGCACAAGCCGGCAGTTGCGGCCGCCATGCCGGCCAATGACCAGAGCGGCGATCATGCGCCAGTATTCCGCCGTCGCGGCATTGCGGCCGTTCTTGCTGCGCTCATTGCCGTCCCTGGCGCCCTCTGGTTTGCCACTCTGGATCGCAACGTCGATATCCGGTCAGGCAACGCACCGACCGAATTTGCACTCGACGCGCGGACCCGGATTGCGCTGGACCGAAACAGTGTCCTTCGCCACGCCAAGGACGACACAAGCAAGATCGAACTCGCCAGCGGCTCAGCCCAGTTCGAAGTAGACCACGACCCGAGCAGGCGTTTTTCGGTGCAATCGGGTGATGTGACCATTGTCGACATTGGCACCCGATTCGCAGTGGAACGGAACGGCACGCAGACGGGCGTTTCGGTTGCCCAGGGCATAGTTTCGATTCAGCTCGAAAAAGGTGGCAGCTGGACCGTTCAGGCTGGCCAGCGGGCTCTGGTCGATGCTGGTAACGTTCGGATAGAGCCGATTGACGCGAATACGGTTGCGCTTTGGCGACGCGGCCAGCTTTCTTATCGCGATGCACCCTTGTCCCAGGTGGTGCGGGAGATTAGTCGCTATACCCCACAACCAGTATTGGTCGATCCTGCGATAGCCGGGCGGCATTTCTCCGGGGTTTTGACAATTGGCGATGGACGTGCGCTCGACAAAAATCTGGCTGATTTCATGGGCCTTCGGCGCGTCCAGGAAGGCGGCTCTGTGCGGATCAGCGATCGCCCTTAG
- a CDS encoding RNA polymerase sigma factor: protein MAFVARPDTSIRAMDGDLTQERHAEGLQAHFAEHSGSMRRMIAARLGSQDDADDLLQELWIRLADVHSGPVANPKAYLHKMALNLANDLVRERVRRRKRESSWSDHMIAEADTVAIDPSPSPERQLSDRMELAALLATIRSLPDKAQLVFRRHRIDGLSHGEVARELGISKSAVEKNMATAMKHLLRARREGEGI, encoded by the coding sequence ATGGCATTCGTCGCGCGGCCTGATACATCGATCCGCGCGATGGATGGTGATTTGACACAGGAGCGGCACGCCGAGGGCCTGCAGGCGCATTTCGCCGAACATTCTGGCTCGATGCGGCGGATGATCGCTGCCCGTCTTGGCAGCCAGGACGACGCAGACGACCTGCTGCAGGAGCTATGGATCAGGCTCGCCGATGTCCATTCGGGGCCCGTGGCAAACCCCAAAGCCTATCTCCACAAAATGGCGCTCAATCTGGCCAACGATCTGGTGCGCGAACGCGTGCGCCGCCGGAAGCGGGAATCGAGCTGGAGCGACCACATGATCGCAGAGGCCGACACGGTGGCCATTGATCCCTCGCCTTCGCCCGAGCGGCAGCTTTCGGATCGGATGGAACTTGCAGCGTTGCTGGCGACGATTCGGAGCCTGCCGGACAAGGCGCAACTTGTCTTCCGCCGTCACAGGATAGACGGCCTCAGCCATGGCGAGGTGGCCCGAGAACTCGGCATTTCGAAAAGCGCGGTCGAAAAGAATATGGCAACGGCGATGAAACACCTGCTTCGCGCCAGACGGGAAGGAGAGGGCATATGA
- a CDS encoding class I SAM-dependent methyltransferase — translation MWRRVAHQLSNPNGLMGKVVGMLMTRANRLPTRLAIDALGILPGQNVLDLGCGPGQAIAQMLPLAFPGCVSGIDQSSTMIGQAQRANRAAIGSGRARLDLGAFERLPYPDASFDRILASNVAYFWHDAGEVLGEVRRVLKPGGRLSIYVTDAETMRRWKIARAGTHRLFSPEDLRGMLVQAGFAPTGIAVDTVKLPAGVSGIVATATANSIEDGIRRAA, via the coding sequence ATGTGGCGCCGCGTCGCGCATCAACTGTCGAACCCGAACGGGTTGATGGGAAAAGTGGTTGGCATGCTGATGACGCGTGCCAACCGCCTTCCCACACGTTTGGCGATTGATGCCTTGGGAATTCTCCCCGGACAGAATGTGCTCGATCTCGGCTGCGGGCCAGGTCAGGCGATCGCGCAGATGCTGCCCCTTGCCTTCCCGGGCTGTGTGTCCGGGATCGATCAATCCTCTACCATGATCGGACAGGCGCAGCGGGCAAACCGCGCCGCGATTGGCAGCGGTCGCGCCCGTCTGGATCTTGGCGCGTTCGAAAGACTGCCTTATCCCGACGCAAGTTTCGACCGAATTCTGGCGTCCAATGTGGCCTATTTCTGGCATGATGCCGGCGAAGTCCTGGGAGAAGTGCGCCGCGTGCTGAAGCCCGGCGGACGCTTGTCCATTTATGTGACCGATGCCGAGACCATGCGTCGATGGAAGATCGCCAGGGCGGGAACCCACCGGCTTTTCAGCCCTGAAGACCTTCGCGGCATGCTTGTTCAGGCCGGCTTTGCGCCGACTGGCATTGCAGTTGATACAGTGAAACTTCCGGCAGGTGTTTCAGGTATCGTGGCCACGGCAACCGCGAATTCAATAGAAGATGGCATTCGTCGCGCGGCCTGA
- a CDS encoding tetratricopeptide repeat protein yields the protein MKLIFRIALLSSALAFGSAVQASSDPQMDAQVQHINDEWARIKYQVRGKSAQYAQLAALQKQASVVAAKYPGKAEPLLWLGIVTSEEAAVAGMFEQLGLAKSARATLQRAYAIDPHASRGGVAMSLGVLYYKVPGWPIAFGDTGKAKGFLQASLAADPNGLDANWFYGDYLYAQGQKAAAKTFLQKALRAPADPDRSVWDSGRRGEVRSLLAKIG from the coding sequence ATGAAACTGATTTTCAGAATTGCGTTGCTTTCAAGCGCCCTTGCCTTTGGTTCGGCCGTGCAGGCGTCGAGCGATCCGCAGATGGATGCGCAAGTCCAGCACATCAACGACGAATGGGCGCGCATCAAGTACCAAGTCCGCGGCAAGAGTGCGCAATATGCGCAACTTGCCGCACTCCAGAAGCAGGCATCGGTTGTTGCGGCAAAGTATCCCGGCAAGGCCGAACCGCTTCTCTGGTTGGGCATTGTGACGAGTGAAGAAGCCGCCGTCGCTGGCATGTTCGAACAGCTCGGCCTTGCAAAATCCGCGCGCGCGACGCTGCAACGAGCCTATGCGATTGATCCTCACGCATCCCGCGGCGGTGTCGCAATGAGCCTTGGAGTTCTCTACTACAAGGTTCCCGGATGGCCGATTGCCTTTGGCGACACCGGCAAGGCCAAGGGCTTCTTGCAGGCGTCGCTGGCTGCAGATCCCAACGGCCTCGATGCCAACTGGTTCTATGGCGACTATCTCTATGCCCAAGGGCAAAAGGCCGCCGCGAAGACCTTCCTGCAAAAGGCACTTCGGGCCCCGGCCGATCCGGATCGTTCGGTCTGGGACTCTGGGCGTCGAGGCGAAGTGCGCAGTCTGCTGGCCAAGATTGGCTGA
- a CDS encoding SDR family NAD(P)-dependent oxidoreductase, with protein sequence MKRLDGKHVVITGAAGGIGSLVAERLAERGAHVIGIDRIGCPKCHDSILADLSSEAGLAEISATLAGMHVDLLVNIAGMQYFGPFEDQPLDNLWRGYAVNLVAPAALIRAVLPQMQQRGDGQVVNIGSMLGAVKYPFFASYSSAKAGLQGLSEGLRREIGAGGIAVTYIAPRAARTAFNSPAVMRFMELNKMKTDEPEFVADRIVAAILERRKEVFIGFQERLFMRLNALVPRLIDMGISPQAAKARHLFQ encoded by the coding sequence ATGAAGCGGCTTGATGGAAAACACGTCGTCATTACCGGCGCTGCGGGCGGCATTGGCTCGCTCGTTGCCGAACGGCTCGCAGAAAGAGGCGCTCACGTGATCGGGATCGATCGCATCGGCTGCCCGAAATGCCATGACTCGATCCTGGCTGATCTGTCGAGTGAGGCCGGTCTTGCTGAAATCTCCGCGACGCTTGCCGGAATGCACGTCGATCTGCTCGTGAACATTGCCGGGATGCAATATTTCGGACCGTTCGAGGATCAACCGCTGGACAATCTCTGGCGCGGTTATGCGGTCAACCTTGTTGCCCCGGCCGCGTTGATCCGGGCCGTCCTGCCGCAGATGCAGCAGCGTGGCGATGGGCAAGTCGTCAACATCGGGTCGATGCTCGGCGCCGTCAAATACCCCTTCTTCGCTTCCTATTCGAGTGCAAAGGCCGGACTTCAGGGGCTGAGCGAGGGGCTGCGCCGCGAAATTGGGGCGGGTGGTATTGCGGTAACCTATATCGCGCCACGTGCCGCACGGACGGCTTTCAACTCTCCGGCCGTGATGCGGTTCATGGAACTCAACAAGATGAAGACAGACGAGCCCGAATTCGTCGCCGACCGGATCGTTGCTGCCATCCTCGAACGGAGGAAGGAGGTCTTCATCGGCTTTCAGGAGCGTCTGTTCATGCGGCTCAACGCGCTTGTGCCGCGCCTGATCGACATGGGCATCTCGCCACAGGCGGCAAAGGCCCGCCATCTTTTTCAATAA
- a CDS encoding AMP-binding protein, whose product MTALFEAIERYAMAKCDAVAIEGKDSRLTWRALAEAVKSCRPALNGLPGRLGRAVALAQDHGPSACVTDIALLEAGVPALPLPAFFTIEQRQHAIASAGVAALFGSDDDPARFQALEQQPVDLPVGTAKISFTSGSTGNPKGICLSADHLLGVAQAVVNAVGQSHAGRHLAVLPPGILLENVAGFYAVMLAGGTYVALPQADIGLANPFQPDFLRLLDCIQQRRITSLILVPEYLNGLTSALEATGRRLPDLTLVAVGGARVSRDLIDRASARGLPVRQGYGLTECASVVALEGPKPRERGSVGRSLGLNAISLAEDGEIVIDGPLCLGAIGSPSTPGPYRTGDIGRIDAEGNLWIEGRKSNLIITSHGRNISPEWVESELTNQPGILQAMVFGDGLAELGALIVPSGAMSDLDGAVAAANARLPAYARIGHFRHVAPFTPMNGMLTGNGRLKRQAIFQAYVTGERALPFFDRLVAETVAEQKSLAAVPQLQAGLAGQIDRATYIAYLTQAYHHVRHTVPLLKAARSRLADKPLYARALDDYIEEETGHEHWILADIAAAGGDAQAAAASPPNPATAAMVAHAYNVVENGNAAGFFGMVYVLEGTSIALASNGASAVQSSLGLPPEAFSYLQSHGALDIEHMKFFARLMNSVDDPADQEAILAMAKAMFGLFGGMFASIPMEQFDEAA is encoded by the coding sequence ATGACGGCGCTTTTCGAGGCGATTGAGCGCTACGCCATGGCCAAGTGCGATGCTGTTGCCATTGAAGGCAAAGACAGCAGGCTGACCTGGCGGGCCCTTGCGGAGGCTGTAAAGTCATGCCGCCCCGCCTTGAATGGATTGCCTGGACGGTTAGGGCGGGCAGTCGCTCTTGCGCAGGATCACGGTCCTAGCGCCTGCGTCACTGACATTGCCCTTCTGGAGGCTGGCGTTCCTGCGCTGCCCTTGCCGGCATTTTTCACAATCGAGCAACGTCAGCATGCGATCGCTTCGGCGGGCGTTGCGGCATTGTTTGGGAGTGATGACGATCCGGCCCGCTTCCAAGCCCTTGAACAACAGCCGGTCGATCTTCCTGTTGGCACCGCGAAGATCAGCTTCACATCAGGCTCGACAGGAAATCCGAAAGGCATCTGTCTATCTGCGGACCACCTTCTTGGTGTCGCGCAGGCCGTGGTCAACGCGGTCGGTCAATCGCATGCCGGTCGGCATCTGGCGGTGCTCCCGCCCGGCATCTTGCTGGAAAATGTCGCGGGCTTTTATGCGGTGATGCTCGCAGGAGGGACCTATGTCGCTCTTCCTCAAGCCGATATCGGTCTGGCCAATCCCTTTCAGCCCGATTTCCTGAGGCTGCTGGATTGCATCCAGCAGCGTCGGATCACGTCGCTTATTCTTGTGCCCGAATATCTGAATGGGCTGACATCGGCGCTCGAAGCAACGGGACGGCGCCTTCCCGATCTGACCCTGGTTGCCGTTGGCGGCGCGCGGGTGTCCCGCGACCTCATAGATCGGGCGAGTGCAAGGGGCCTGCCGGTGCGGCAGGGTTACGGCCTGACGGAATGTGCTTCGGTTGTGGCTCTTGAAGGCCCCAAGCCGCGTGAGCGCGGGAGCGTAGGGCGCAGTCTTGGCCTTAATGCCATTTCGCTGGCAGAAGATGGCGAGATCGTCATCGACGGTCCGCTATGCCTTGGGGCGATTGGCTCTCCATCGACTCCCGGCCCCTATCGTACCGGCGACATTGGTCGCATCGATGCTGAAGGCAATCTGTGGATCGAAGGCCGCAAGTCAAACCTGATCATCACGTCGCACGGTCGCAACATCTCTCCGGAATGGGTTGAAAGCGAATTGACCAATCAGCCGGGCATCCTCCAGGCAATGGTTTTTGGAGACGGCCTGGCAGAGCTTGGCGCGCTGATTGTCCCGTCAGGTGCGATGTCCGATCTGGACGGCGCGGTCGCCGCCGCCAATGCGAGACTGCCGGCCTATGCCCGGATCGGTCATTTTCGGCATGTGGCGCCCTTCACGCCCATGAACGGCATGCTGACAGGGAACGGCCGTTTGAAGCGGCAGGCCATCTTCCAGGCCTATGTGACGGGCGAGCGCGCCTTGCCTTTTTTTGACCGGCTCGTGGCTGAAACCGTCGCGGAGCAAAAGAGCCTTGCCGCTGTGCCGCAATTGCAGGCGGGACTTGCCGGGCAGATCGACCGGGCGACCTATATTGCCTATCTCACCCAGGCCTATCACCATGTCCGCCACACCGTGCCGCTGCTCAAGGCGGCGAGATCCCGGCTGGCGGACAAGCCGCTCTATGCCCGCGCGCTCGACGACTATATCGAGGAAGAAACCGGCCATGAGCACTGGATCCTCGCGGACATTGCGGCGGCTGGCGGGGACGCGCAGGCCGCTGCGGCCAGCCCGCCCAACCCGGCGACTGCAGCCATGGTTGCCCATGCCTATAACGTGGTCGAAAACGGCAATGCCGCCGGCTTCTTTGGCATGGTCTATGTATTGGAAGGCACAAGCATTGCTCTCGCCTCCAATGGCGCATCGGCTGTGCAGTCATCGCTTGGCTTGCCGCCGGAGGCTTTCAGTTACCTTCAGTCCCATGGGGCGCTCGATATCGAGCATATGAAGTTTTTCGCACGGCTGATGAACAGCGTCGACGATCCCGCAGACCAGGAAGCCATCCTCGCAATGGCCAAAGCCATGTTCGGCCTTTTTGGCGGCATGTTTGCCTCAATCCCGATGGAGCAATTCGATGAAGCGGCTTGA
- a CDS encoding thermostable hemolysin encodes MDRSPELELMQQRFAEVHRAFPSAHFSDLRGEERGGKLCATLGYRRAHRETLFLERYLDQPVEQCLAAVLGRDVTRNDVVEIGSLASCNAVAMIALWSRTANDLGGDAEIAVAVLTAPLRCMFQRLGVNLVALAKADPARLGPERAIWGSYYENDPVVCAGLVAEGQARLARFAARIERQAA; translated from the coding sequence ATGGATCGTAGCCCAGAGTTGGAATTGATGCAGCAGCGCTTTGCCGAGGTGCACCGCGCTTTTCCTTCGGCGCATTTTTCGGACCTGCGCGGTGAGGAGCGTGGCGGCAAGCTCTGCGCAACATTGGGCTATCGCCGCGCCCACAGGGAAACACTGTTTCTGGAACGCTATCTCGATCAACCTGTTGAGCAATGCCTTGCGGCTGTCCTCGGGAGAGACGTGACGCGCAACGATGTCGTGGAAATTGGTAGCCTCGCATCGTGCAACGCAGTTGCGATGATCGCACTCTGGTCGAGAACCGCCAATGATCTGGGGGGCGATGCGGAAATTGCCGTTGCCGTCCTGACCGCCCCTTTGAGGTGCATGTTCCAGCGGCTTGGGGTCAATCTTGTTGCTCTTGCCAAGGCGGATCCGGCGCGTCTGGGACCGGAACGCGCAATCTGGGGCAGCTATTATGAGAATGATCCGGTTGTCTGCGCGGGCCTGGTCGCCGAAGGGCAGGCCCGGCTCGCCCGCTTTGCAGCGCGCATCGAAAGGCAAGCGGCATGA
- a CDS encoding AAA family ATPase yields the protein MADPWDEPLVHPGGISASRLMQMQFAPLRHVVPCYVVEGLTVFAGAPKLGKSWLALDWAHSVSAGALAFGSLACEQGDVLYLALEDNPRRLQGRLRHMRVNNPSERLTFHTEWPDMDGDCLGRLQAWIDSVSRPRLVIIDVFAKVRGINSGRETQYEADYKFAAMLQRLAIDTGLAIVLVHHTRKQEADDPFDAVSGTRGLTGAADSVLVLTRDVASQRTVLYGRGRDLEEVETALEFDRDTGRWSILGEAGEIAKTHERRAITELLGRAVEPMSPSEIADALGKTRSNVSHLLARLMQETLVQKHAKGRYSLVTPIHSVHSVHSVSVESEQCERSDRGVIPLIAPVAATNVVTNPRHPDPTDAFFTGAA from the coding sequence ATGGCTGATCCCTGGGACGAACCACTTGTGCACCCAGGCGGGATATCGGCGAGCAGGCTCATGCAGATGCAGTTCGCGCCGCTCAGGCATGTCGTGCCTTGCTATGTTGTCGAAGGTCTTACGGTCTTTGCGGGAGCGCCCAAGCTGGGGAAGTCGTGGCTGGCTCTCGACTGGGCCCATTCGGTCTCGGCAGGGGCCCTGGCATTCGGCTCCTTGGCTTGCGAACAGGGCGATGTCCTGTATCTGGCGTTGGAGGACAACCCGCGTCGCCTTCAAGGTCGACTCAGGCACATGCGGGTGAACAATCCTTCCGAACGGCTCACCTTCCATACCGAATGGCCGGACATGGACGGTGACTGTCTTGGGCGGCTCCAGGCATGGATAGACAGTGTGTCCAGACCTCGCCTTGTCATCATCGACGTGTTCGCAAAGGTTCGCGGCATCAACAGCGGACGCGAGACCCAGTATGAGGCAGATTACAAGTTCGCCGCGATGCTCCAGCGCTTGGCCATCGACACCGGCCTAGCCATCGTCCTCGTGCATCATACCCGCAAGCAGGAAGCGGACGACCCATTTGACGCAGTGAGCGGGACCAGGGGGCTGACTGGGGCCGCGGACAGTGTCCTGGTTCTGACGCGCGACGTGGCAAGCCAGCGTACAGTGCTTTATGGACGCGGCCGCGACCTCGAAGAAGTCGAGACGGCACTCGAGTTCGACCGCGACACGGGGCGCTGGAGCATCCTGGGTGAAGCCGGTGAGATCGCCAAGACCCATGAGCGGCGCGCGATCACCGAGTTGCTTGGCCGCGCCGTCGAGCCGATGTCGCCGAGCGAGATTGCCGACGCGCTTGGTAAGACACGTTCCAATGTCAGCCATCTGCTGGCTCGCCTGATGCAGGAGACGCTGGTCCAGAAGCACGCCAAGGGACGCTATTCGCTCGTAACCCCCATTCACTCTGTTCACTCCGTTCACTCAGTTTCGGTGGAGAGTGAACAATGTGAACGGAGTGACAGGGGGGTAATACCTCTCATCGCACCTGTCGCAGCGACGAACGTGGTCACCAATCCCAGGCATCCGGATCCAACAGACGCATTCTTCACAGGTGCGGCGTGA
- a CDS encoding AlpA family phage regulatory protein has product MKVLRTYQTEEKTGYCDRQLRDLEAQGLFPKRFPLNPSGKGRAVGHLESEVDQWIAERAAARMEAA; this is encoded by the coding sequence ATGAAAGTTCTCAGAACCTACCAAACCGAAGAGAAGACGGGCTATTGCGACCGCCAGCTTCGCGACCTTGAAGCCCAAGGCCTTTTCCCAAAACGCTTTCCCTTGAACCCGAGCGGCAAAGGCCGCGCCGTTGGCCATCTCGAAAGCGAAGTTGACCAGTGGATAGCTGAACGCGCGGCGGCCAGGATGGAGGCCGCCTGA
- a CDS encoding tyrosine-type recombinase/integrase, with protein MPKPASLLKGFEKAVETTRANPAKRQVIFDGATTGLALIVSPKGKKSFSIVARDPKGKQVWKSIGEPGKMTVAQAREKARIGVDRIKAGETEVFPDEKPKAPPETFKVVAERFITRWVDKGGKKQDGVPLRSKREIERQLKKYIYPKWGDRPFLEIRRGVVTALMDELVDNHGAVQADRVLATLAKLFNWFRQYDEEYVSPIIPEMKRSGSHISRARKRILTDDEIRTIWAACGEIGTFGAFVRMALLTGQRRAKVAAMRHEDVVDRVWTIPSEAREKVNAGSLKLPDAAIDIIEAQPKVKDNPFVFTGRGKLAFNSFSDGKEDLHAKAPIAPWVTHDLRRTAKSLMARAGVRPDISERTLGHVITGVEGTYDRYSYADEKAEALKALASLVERILENDDCNVVQLATAR; from the coding sequence ATGCCGAAGCCAGCGTCACTCTTGAAGGGGTTTGAAAAGGCCGTCGAAACCACCCGCGCAAATCCCGCTAAGCGCCAGGTCATATTTGATGGAGCGACAACCGGGCTCGCGCTGATCGTGTCGCCAAAGGGCAAAAAGAGCTTTTCCATTGTCGCGCGCGATCCGAAAGGGAAGCAGGTTTGGAAGAGCATCGGTGAGCCGGGCAAAATGACCGTTGCGCAAGCCCGCGAGAAGGCCCGCATCGGCGTCGACAGGATCAAGGCCGGTGAGACCGAAGTGTTTCCAGATGAGAAGCCCAAGGCGCCGCCTGAGACGTTCAAAGTGGTTGCGGAGCGCTTTATTACACGATGGGTTGATAAAGGCGGCAAGAAGCAGGACGGTGTGCCGCTGCGCTCGAAGCGCGAAATCGAGCGTCAACTCAAAAAGTATATCTATCCGAAATGGGGAGACAGGCCATTTCTCGAAATCCGGCGCGGCGTTGTGACTGCGCTTATGGATGAGCTGGTCGATAATCATGGCGCGGTGCAAGCTGATCGCGTGCTGGCGACACTCGCAAAACTCTTCAACTGGTTCCGGCAATATGATGAGGAATATGTCTCGCCAATCATTCCAGAGATGAAGAGGTCAGGCAGCCATATATCTCGCGCCCGCAAGCGCATCCTGACTGACGATGAAATCCGGACAATCTGGGCTGCATGTGGCGAGATCGGAACCTTCGGCGCGTTCGTTCGTATGGCGCTCCTGACAGGGCAGCGAAGGGCAAAGGTTGCGGCCATGCGGCACGAGGATGTTGTTGATCGCGTGTGGACAATCCCTTCAGAGGCTCGGGAGAAGGTGAACGCTGGTTCGCTCAAGCTGCCGGATGCGGCAATCGACATCATCGAGGCTCAACCCAAAGTGAAGGATAATCCGTTTGTTTTTACGGGTCGCGGCAAACTTGCCTTCAACAGCTTTTCGGACGGCAAGGAGGACTTGCACGCAAAGGCCCCGATTGCGCCATGGGTTACGCATGATTTGAGGCGCACCGCGAAGTCATTAATGGCAAGGGCAGGGGTGAGGCCCGATATATCGGAGCGGACGCTTGGCCACGTCATAACTGGCGTTGAAGGCACGTATGATCGTTATTCCTATGCCGACGAGAAGGCCGAAGCACTCAAGGCGCTGGCAAGCCTCGTTGAGCGGATATTGGAAAACGACGATTGCAATGTTGTTCAGCTGGCGACTGCGCGATGA
- a CDS encoding alkaline phosphatase family protein: MNKALLPGVMLLLSLAPGAAQAEPVLMISVDGLRPGDVLDAEKRGLKIPNLRRFLVEGSYASGVVGVLPTVTYPSHTTLITGVSPDQHGVVNNTTFDPKGINQTGWYWYARDIKVPTLWDAAAKAGRSVANVFWPVSVGASSIRWNLPQYWRTGHPDDLNLMKALATPGLVDRLETEVGKPYVQGIDESVEADENRGAFAVQLIKDQKPDFATVYLTGLDHQQHESGPGTPEAHAVLERIDTIVGTLIATERAVHQDAVIALVSDHGFAPTTVEIDFFRAFIDEKLITLDENGKVADWLAMPWPSGGSVAIVLAKPDDSAVRERVSALLDRLKVDPNMQIASIIRGPEIAAMHGNPEASFYVDMAPGAMSGGFKGPTADMVRPSRSKGMHGYFPASAAMRSTFMIMGPKVAKGHDFGEIDIRAIAPTIARIMNVPFPSAAVPALK; this comes from the coding sequence ATGAACAAGGCCCTGTTGCCCGGCGTGATGTTGCTTCTGAGCCTCGCGCCGGGTGCGGCTCAGGCCGAACCGGTTCTGATGATCTCGGTCGATGGCCTGCGCCCGGGAGACGTGCTGGATGCCGAGAAGCGGGGACTGAAAATCCCGAACCTGCGGCGGTTCCTTGTGGAGGGCAGCTATGCAAGCGGCGTGGTGGGCGTCTTGCCGACAGTCACCTACCCCAGCCACACGACACTCATCACGGGCGTAAGTCCGGACCAGCACGGCGTGGTCAACAACACGACATTTGATCCCAAGGGGATAAACCAGACCGGCTGGTATTGGTATGCACGAGACATAAAGGTGCCCACATTGTGGGACGCAGCCGCAAAGGCCGGCCGTTCGGTCGCCAATGTCTTCTGGCCTGTAAGCGTTGGCGCGTCATCGATTCGATGGAATCTGCCGCAATATTGGCGGACGGGCCATCCCGACGATCTGAACCTCATGAAGGCGCTCGCAACGCCCGGGCTTGTAGATCGCCTCGAAACGGAAGTTGGCAAACCTTATGTGCAAGGCATCGATGAGTCTGTTGAGGCAGACGAGAACCGCGGTGCCTTTGCGGTGCAATTGATCAAGGACCAGAAGCCGGACTTTGCGACGGTCTATCTGACCGGACTTGACCATCAGCAGCATGAGTCCGGGCCAGGTACGCCCGAAGCGCATGCCGTGCTCGAACGAATTGACACCATAGTCGGAACGTTGATCGCGACCGAGCGCGCTGTGCACCAGGACGCCGTTATCGCGCTGGTGAGCGACCATGGCTTTGCACCGACCACCGTCGAGATCGATTTCTTTCGCGCCTTCATTGATGAAAAGCTCATTACCCTCGACGAGAACGGCAAGGTCGCCGACTGGCTGGCTATGCCCTGGCCTTCCGGAGGCTCGGTGGCCATAGTCCTCGCAAAACCCGATGACAGTGCCGTTCGTGAACGTGTCAGCGCGCTGCTTGATCGCCTCAAGGTCGATCCCAACATGCAAATCGCGTCGATCATTCGAGGACCAGAGATCGCCGCGATGCACGGAAATCCTGAAGCCAGCTTCTATGTCGATATGGCTCCCGGCGCGATGAGCGGCGGCTTCAAAGGCCCGACGGCCGATATGGTCCGGCCATCACGCTCCAAGGGCATGCACGGCTATTTTCCGGCTTCTGCAGCCATGCGCTCCACCTTCATGATCATGGGGCCGAAGGTCGCCAAAGGACATGACTTCGGAGAGATCGACATCCGTGCCATTGCCCCGACAATTGCACGGATCATGAATGTCCCGTTTCCAAGTGCAGCGGTCCCCGCCTTGAAATAG